A window of the Cannabis sativa cultivar Pink pepper isolate KNU-18-1 chromosome X, ASM2916894v1, whole genome shotgun sequence genome harbors these coding sequences:
- the LOC115705664 gene encoding stearoyl-[acyl-carrier-protein] 9-desaturase 6, chloroplastic: MHAGASSSYLRNLQWAQPNGPISPKTLPLNPYVSFRVSAVAAPPPQLKFQRTHSMPPEKVEIFKSLEGWASKSVLPLLKPVDQCWQPQDFLPDPAKTREEFFDQVRQLRDRTVELPDEFFVVLVGDMITEDALPTYQTMINTLDGVKDETGASSSPWAQWTRAWTAEENRHGDLLRTYLYLTGRVDMTMIERTVQYLIGAGMDPGTENSPYLGFVYTSFQERATFVSHGNTARMAKESGDPVLARICGTIASDEKRHENAYSKIVEKLLEVDPNNAMLAIADMMRKKITMPAHLMYDGRDPMIFEHFSAVAQRLGVYTADDYADILEFLIGRWRLEKMVGLSAEAQRAQNYVCGLAPRIRKLQERADDRARKMEPQSVKFSWIFSKEVLL, translated from the exons ATGCACGCAGGAGCCTCCTCTTCTTACCTTAGAAATCTTCAATGGGCCCAACCCAACGGCCCAATAAGCCCAAAAACACTCCCACTGAACCCCTACGTCAGTTTCCGAGTCTCCGCCGTGGCAGCCCCACCGCCGCAGCTAAAGTTTCAGAGAACGCATTCGATGCCGCCAGAGAAAGTTGAAATCTTTAAGTCGTTAGAAGGTTGGGCCTCCAAATCTGTTCTGCCATTGTTGAAGCCCGTGGACCAATGCTGGCAGCCTCAAGATTTTTTACCCGACCCGGCTAAGACTAGAGAAGAGTTCTTTGATCAGGTCCGTCAATTGCGTGATCGGACGGTCGAGCTTCCagatgagtttttcgttgtgtTAGTTGGGGATATGATCACGGAGGACGCATTGCCTACGTACCAGACCATGATAAATACCCTGGACGGCGTTAAGGACGAGACCGGAGCTAGCTCAAGCCCATGGGCCCAATGGACTCGGGCCTGGACCGCCGAAGAGAATCGCCACGGTGATTTGCTTCGAACTTATCTGTATTTAACGGGTCGGGTCGATATGACCATGATCGAAAGAACCGTCCAGTACCTGATTGGAGCTGGCATG GATCCGGGAACAGAGAACAGTCCGTACTTGGGATTTGTGTACACGTCATTCCAAGAACGTGCCACGTTTGTGTCACATGGCAACACAGCACGCATGGCAAAGGAGAGCGGGGATCCAGTGTTGGCGCGTATATGCGGGACCATTGCATCCGACGAGAAACGCCACGAGAATGCCTATTCCAAGATCGTTGAGAAGCTTCTAGAAGTGGACCCCAACAATGCCATGCTGGCAATCGCTGATATGATGAGGAAGAAAATAACAATGCCGGCTCACCTTATGTACGATGGACGGGACCCTATGATATTTGAGCACTTCTCGGCTGTGGCTCAGCGGCTCGGTGTGTATACGGCTGATGATTACGCTGATATCTTGGAATTCTTGATCGGGCGGTGGAGGTTGGAGAAGATGGTGGGGTTGTCGGCTGAGGCTCAGCGAGCTCAGAACTATGTTTGTGGGTTGGCGCCCAGGATTAGGAAGCTGCAGGAGCGAGCCGATGATCGGGCGCGTAAGATGGAGCCACAAAGTGTCAAGTTTAGCTGGATATTTAGTAAGGAAGTCCTCttgtaa